In Vanrija pseudolonga chromosome 4, complete sequence, a single window of DNA contains:
- the mug71 gene encoding Diphthine--ammonia ligase gives MAASSDELVLPGVKHKVICLVSGGKDSCFNLMHVVANGHEVVATGTLTPPPSVDELDSHMYQSVGTSMPPLIAKALGLPHFSRVIRGTAVEQGAEYGSRERGGEGSGREGDETEDLTALLKDILAAHPDATAVASGAILSNYQRLRIEHVCQRLKLTSLAYLWQSKQLPLVSSMISSGLDAILVKVAGVGLGEKHVGKSLSQLFPHLARLEAMYGAHPAGEGGEYESLTLDTPLFSHRLRIVRSEVILTDPEPSPVAYLRIDEADLVPKEGWTRPSVRELRALLGLEDPVRGREDLDEEGLELLDDIGDVQVMAGASDDSSNDGQPPRGTNDDESGVIDSVSRGQSGGSSSSSSGAPEGGVRFGRHGHWFAVTAHGHSIDGDDVGQELRRCFDAIKAKLALYNLSLPLQATHVTLLLSTMTYFPVANAAYVEHFGTSPPSRATVAVPLPEGERVRVEVVGFDDVVGNSGYKVGDRSALHVQSASYWAPANIGPYSQAVTVDGRLHIAGQIPLRPASLTLPEQPVAPGSPYPHEAALALQHTRRIIDALKDPNATGGGWQGWGEGTVAWFNKPKGAGAEGPWVSAEAYKLWAAQNNFTGAPVAFVGASELPRNALVEYQTNLHTGRKGYTGYAPEKLGVISDFEEGYHVDLKGVYSKGEARGAYWETAYAPAGLSGGRAVIFLPDTEGIQELDTFAELAEVLSRAVTLRVYHRTFISPENEPLIKKAIANGRNWTGIPVTEVRDIHGREYPLAIEVFSA, from the exons ATGGCCGCAAGCAgcgatgagctcgtcctcccagGAGTCAAGCACAAGGTTATCTGCCTCGTCTCTGGCGGAAAGGACAGCTGCTTCAACCTCATGCACGTCGTCGCAAACGGGCACGAGGTCGTGGCCACGGGAaccttgacgccgccgccgagcgttG acgagctcgactcgcacATGTACCAGTCTGTCGGCACGTCGATGCCGCCCCTcatcgccaaggcgctcggcctgccccACTTCTCGCGCGTGATCCGCGGCACGGCGGTCGAGCAGGGCGCCGAGTACGGttcgcgcgagcgcgggggcgaggggtcGGGGCGGGAAGGCGACGAGACTGAGGACTTGACTGCGTTGTTGAAGGATATCTtg GCGGCACACCCCGACGCTACGGCCGTCGCATCGGGAGCCATCCTGTCCAACTACCAGCGCTTGAGGATAGAGCACGTGTGCCAGCGGCTCAAGCTCACGTCGCTCGCGTACCTGTGGCAAAGCAAGCAGCTGCCCCTGGTCAGCAGCATGATCAGTAGTGGGCTCGACGCGATCCTGGTCAAGGTGGCTGGTGTCGGGCTGGGGGAGAAGCACGTCGGCAAGTCTCTCTCGCAGCTGTTCCCACACCTCGCCCGATTG GAAGCAATGTACGGCGCAcaccccgccggcgaggggggcgagTATGAGtcgctcacgctcgacacgccgctCTTCTCCCACCGCCTGCGGATTGTGCGCTCCGAGGTCATCCTGACGGACCCCGAGCCCTCGCCCGTCGCCTACTTGCGgatcgacgaggcggatCTCGTGCCCAAGGAGGGATGGACACGGCCCAgtgtgcgcgagctgcgtgCGCTGCTAGGTCTCGAGGACCCCGTGCGCGGCAGAGAAGacctggacgaggagggactcgagctgctcgatgACATTGGCGATGTGCAGGTCATGGCGGGTGCGAGTGACGACAGCAGCAATGACGGCCAGCCACCAAGAGGCACGAATGACGACGAAAGCGGTGTGATCGACAGCGTCAGTCGAGGTCaaagcggcggcagcagcagcagcagcagcggtgcGCCAGAAGGTGGTGTTCGATTTGGGCGTCATGGGCACTGGTTTGCAGTCACGGCTCATGGTCACTccatcgacggcgacgatgtCGGGCAAGAACTGCGACGGTGCTTTGACGCAATCAAAG CCAAACTCGCACTTTACAACCTCTCTCTTCCCCTCCAAGCAACACACGTAACACTCCTCCTATCAACTATGACCTACTTCCCGGTCGCGAACGCCGCCTACGTCGAGCACTTTGGCACCTCGcccccctcgcgcgcgaccgtCGCCGTCCCCCTCCCCGAGGGTgagcgcgtccgcgtcgaggttgtcggctttgacgacgtcgtcggaAACAGCGGCtacaaggtcggcgaccgcTCGGCCCTCCACGTCCAGAGCGCTAGCTACTGGGCGCCGGCCAACATTGGCCCCTACTCGCAGGCCGTGACG GTCGACGGCCGCCTGCACATCGCCGGCCAGATCCCCCTCCGTCCCGCGTCGCTCACCCTCCCCGAGCAGCCTGTCGCCCCGGGCAGCCCGTACCCCCACGAGGCTGCCCTCGCTCTTCAGCACACTCGTCGTATCATCGACGCCCTCAAGGACCCCAAcgcgaccggcggcggctggcagggctggggcgagggcACCGTCGCGTGGTTCAACAAGCCCAAGggcgctggtgccgagggACCGTGGGTCTCTGCCGAGGCGTACAAGCTCTGGGCCGCGCAG AACAACTTCACCGGCGCCCCCGTCGCGTTTGTCGGCGCTTCTGAGCTTCCGCGcaacgccctcgtcgagTACCAGACCAACCTCCACACCGGTCGCAAGGGCTACACTGGCTACGCCCCGGAGAAGCTGGGTGTCATCTCCGACTTTGAGGAGGGCTACCACGTCGATCTCAAGGGCGTCTACAgcaagggcgaggcgcgtggCGCGTACTGGGAGACGGCGTATGCTCCTGCTGGTCTTTCgggcggccgcgccgtgATCTTCCTCCCCG ACACCGAGGGCATCCAGGAGCTCGACACgtttgccgagctcgccgaggtcctctcgcgcgccgtcacGCTCCGCGTCTACCACCGCACCTTCATCTCGCCAGAGAACG AGCCGCTCATCAAGAAGGCCATCGCCAACGGCCGCAACTGGACCGGCATCCCCGTCACCGAGGTGCGCGACATCCACGGGCGCGAGTACCCGCTCGCCATCGAGGTGTTCTCGGCCTAG
- the TPM2_0 gene encoding Tropomyosin-2, with product MSSLRTGLLPQLLRAAHAPRPAPAANASRFFSTPPKASSLHARFQQAQVVTRVQARPKPRASNAFMYAIGLGLAGISLAPRTKLDAPAPAPAGIRQTYVNPTPPARVADDPPVESILSIGQLSFGAVCGISAGVFVKKGLKALAFALGGIYVLLQYLSSKKFVSVDWNAINKSYDNQIGTVGADGKVTYPTVKQVYNGIVDFLTANFQPQWHSVSPHTRPLSIAILELAPTSVTLALTRSPPGNSASPSGSANHHHAPAQHVVHSLSHHQSHSHSHHGHAGSSSHANSSGKKKKKKRGGGASGGNLNVPHGADSEDGGDDGDEDGAGPHGFIPGAYPFSSMLADGQTFKDMLSHGVVITVDGMPWSRIVAHVSDDADDEDGFGAGTNGDGEDEDGDWEDDWEHAGNDEDESNVPGVATVARRRRGHRQSAGASDAHRPHTRPTRSHAAAHEKQPRWDRERAVVVVYDLDPSKEHEIELQIVGLVSEAKELVPVSNAILIPPVSPSNSTLHARSRANSLRSRSRPRSRSNSVNTAPPGPSPLGSSLLPEPPSSPGRTPPPTSDGHVVPTSILSPHDAQTAQTRHLIAAAHAEREHFQLQIKEARKTAQRSEASLRTEIESMKKSNEKAGSNDQRNKQKYLALQEQVKQGWAAAETTNEEAADIRNGLPELEAKLAVVTAEVEGVRGEWKTVKQVEEDAREADKKSRAEEDKKLADITAKIDKLRAKKEKKEAEKCELQKRLEDLERQREELDRRAEEERSLRRQGYYPGWHQPHAAVPGDYNNQFDNRPLSNRPSLTNLNAGYTGPSFRPRGGFQHRFPSGGRPPAAAPPGQFFPGGASSSNWNPPLPKAAVGGGSPALGRGPSGSGTNPAAVPFLPSAASSSPVNSTTAADSALHTALMPPHLQHRIYLPNNVRPRPTPNFHPPPSVLAEQAAQAAPASPVGGAGAKSPLSQPAFPPLPTTAPAVRPAAGATGPSLASIVTRAVLAPTSQVLAGPGPAPIGSGKPRTASTSSQKGSPVPQQQPGTAFPPLSPTAAPFTSPRTTPPATTPPARGDGA from the exons ATGTCGTCGCTCCGAACAGGCCTCCTCCCACAGCTCCTGCGGGCAGCGCACGCCCCGCGTCCGGCTCCAGCCGCCAACGCatcgcgcttcttctccaccCCGCCCAAGGCATCCAGCCTGCACGCCCGCTTCCAGCAGGCCCAGGTGGTTACGCGCGTGCAGGCCCGCCCCAAGCCGCGCGCTTCCAACGCGTTCATGTACgccatcggcctcggcctcgccggcaTCTCCCTCGCGCCGCGTACCAAGCTCGACGCACCCGCCCCTGCTCCCGCCGGCATCCGCCAGACATATGTCAACCCCACCCCGCCtgcccgtgtcgccgacgacccgcccgTCGAGAGCATCCTCTCCATTGGTCAGCTCAGCTTTGGCGCCGTCTGTGGCATCTCGGCTGGTGTGTTTGTCAAGAAGGGtctcaaggcgctcgcgtTTGCTCTTGGTGGCATCTACGTTCTCCTCCAG TACCTCTCGTCCAAGAAGTTCGTCTCGGTCGACTGGAACGCCATCAACAAGAGCTACGACAACCAGATTGGCAccgtcggcgctgacggcaAGGTCACGTACCCCACCGTCAAGCAGGTGTACAACGGTATTGTCGACTTCCTGACTGCCAACTTCCAgc CCCAATGGCACTCGGTCTCCCCTCATACTCGACCCCTCTCCATCGCAATCTTGGAGCTCGCACCGACCTCGGTCACGCTCGCCCTCACGCGTTCCCCACCAGGCAACAGCGCGAGCCCATCAGGATCAGCAAACCATCATCATGCGCCGGCACAGCACGTCGTTCACTCGCTATCACATCACCAgtcgcactcgcactcgcaccacGGACacgctggctcgtcgtcccatGCCAACTCGagcggcaagaagaagaagaagaaacgcggtggcggcgcgtcgggcgggaACCTGAACGTGCCCCACGGCGCAGATAGCGAAGacggcggggacgacggcgacgaggacggggcCGGCCCGCACGGCTTCATCCCCGGCGCGTACCCCTTCAGCTCgatgctcgccgacggccagaCGTTCAAGGACATGCTCAGCCACGGTGTCGTGATCACCGTGGACGGCATGCCGTGGTCGCGCATCGTGGCGCATgtgagcgacgacgcagacgacgaggacgggtTTGGCGCAGGTacgaacggcgacggcgaggacgaggacggcgactgGGAGGACGACTGGGAGCATGccggcaacgacgaggacgagtcgaATGTGCCCGGCGTGGCGAcggtcgcgcgccggcgacgaggacaccgacagtcggctggcgcgagcgatGCCCACCGGCCGCATaccaggccgacgaggagccacgccgccgcccacgagAAACAGCCGCGCTgggaccgcgagcgcgctgtcgtcgtcgtgtacGACTTGGATCCGTCCAAGGAGCACGAGATTGAGCTGCAGATTGTCGGGCTGGtcagcgaggccaaggagcttG TACCTGTGTCGAACGCCATCCTTATCCCGCCAGTATCGCCGTCCAACTCTACACTTCATGCGCGCTCGAGAGCCAACTCGCTGCGGTCCAGATCAAGACCAAGATCCAGATCCAACTCGGTCAACACGGCGCCTCCAGGCCCATCACCCCTGGGGTCGTCACTGCTGCCTGAACCTCCATCGTCGCCCGGCAGGACACCGCCCCCGACGTCGGATGGCCATGTTGTCCCGACCTCCATTCTCAGCCCCCATGACGCCCAGACGGCGCAGACACGACACCTTATCGctgccgctcacgccgagcGAGAGCACTTCCAGCTCCAGATCAAGGAGGCGCGAAAGACGGCCCAGCGCTCCGAGGCCTCGCTGCGAACCGAGATCGAGTCGATGAAGAAGAGCAACGAGAAGGCCGGCAGCAACGACCAGCGCAACAAGCAAAAGTATCTTGCGCTGCAGGAGCAGGTCAAGCAGggctgggccgccgccgagacgacCAATGAGGAGGCAGCCGACATTCGCAACGGCCtgcccgagctcgaagccaagctcgccgtcgtcacagccgaggtcgagggtgtGCGCGGCGAGTGGAAGACGGTCAAGCAGGTGGAAGAGGACGCACGGGAAGCGGACAAGAAGAGCCGTGCGGAAGAGGACAAGAAGCTGGCCGACATCACCGCCAAGATTGACAAGCTGCgcgccaagaaggagaagaaggaggccgaAAAGTGCGAACTGCAGAAGCGCCTAGAGGATCTCGAGaggcagcgcgaggagctcgaccggcgggcagaggaggagcggTCTCTGCGCCGGCAGGGCTATTATCCCGGCTGGCACCAGCCGCACGCTGCGGTTCCAGGCGACTACAACAACCAGTTCGACAACCGGCCGTTATCCAACCGGCCTTCCTTGACCAATCTGAACGCGGGGTACACTGGCCCCTCGTtccgccctcgcggcggatTCCAGCATCGATTCCCTTCTGGCGGCCGGCCACCAGCCGCGGCACCGCCGGGGCAGTTCTTCCCTGGTGGGGCCTCATCCTCAAACTGGAACCCTCCACTGCCAAAGGCTGCTGTAGGTGGAGGCTCTCCAGCCCTCGGTCGCGGGCCCTCTGGGTCGGGCACGAACCCGGCTGCCGTGCCGTTCCTCCCCTCTGCGGCGAGTAGCTCGCCTGTCAACTCGACAAccgcggccgactcggcgctgCACACGGCACTGATGCCACCACACCTCCAGCATAGGATCTACCTCCCCAACAATGTgcgcccgaggccgacgccaaacttccacccaccgccgtccgtgctcgccgagcaggcagcgcaggcggcaccggcctcgccggttggcggcgcaggcgccaAGTCGCCGCTGTCGCAGCCGGCGTTCCCGCCTCTGCCTACCACCGCCCCAGCGGTGCGCCCAGCAGCCGGCGCGACCGGCCCGAGCCTGGCGTCGATCGTGACGCGCGCAGTGCTCGCGCCGACCAGCCAGGTGCTCGCTGGCCCGGGCCCCGCCCCGatcggcagcggcaagccGCGCAcggcatcgacgtcgagccagaAGGGCTCGCCGgtgccgcagcagcagcctgggACGGCGTTCCCTCCCCTCTCGCCCACTGCCGCACCGTTCACCTCGCCCCGGACGACTCCGCCGGCCACGACAccaccggcgcgcggcgacggggcaTGA
- the gcv3 gene encoding Putative glycine cleavage system H protein, mitochondrial → MSLRALARPVAAALRAPRFTAAPRVAGVRFGSTTRFSKDHEWVTYDDATKIGVVGITDYAQKALGDVVFVELPQEGTEVEEGESIGAVESVKAASDIYAPVSGVVEAINEALGDQPSLLNKSPEQDGWLAKIKVSDEGQFLALLDAEAYKAHCEGA, encoded by the exons ATGTCcctccgcgccctcgcccgccccgtcgccgctgcgctccgCGCGCCCCGCTTCACTGCCGCGCCCCGCGTTGCTGGCGTGCGTTTCGGCTCGACCA cccgcTTCTCCAAGGACCACGAGTGGGTGAcgtacgacgacgcgaccaagatcggcgtcgtcggcatcaccGACTACGCGCagaaggcgctcggcgatgtCGTGTTTGTCGAGCTGCCCCAGGAGGGCaccgaggttgaggagggcG AGtccatcggcgccgtcgagtcgGTCAAGGCCGCCTCCGACATCTACGCGCCCGTctctggcgtcgtcgaggcgatcaacgaggcgctcggcgaccagCCGTCGCTGCTCAACAAGAGCCCCGAGCAGGACGGCTGGCTCGCCAAGATCAAGGTGTCGGACGAGGGCCAGttcctcgcccttctcgacgCGGAGGCGTACAAGGCCCACTGCGAGGGTGCTTAA
- the AFUA_2G14360_0 gene encoding putative endo-1,3(4)-beta-glucanase — protein MKTATTLTALAALLPALVQAGTYPILDSMKGANFLDGWNFPVSTYDNTTNGDVFWATPQNTSLLYLNDAGRFVLKVDNTTFVPYNEKRYAPTLFSKKAYNANTVIVFDATHMPYGCSVWPAFWTQGANWPHGGEIDIVEGINQQTKNQIALHTGQICTQSKSQFTGTPGFDNCTIGANYDAGCVVTDPSENSYGAGFAAAGGGVFVTEWTDAFIKIWFFSRANVPASLTADAKTIDTSAFGTPVAWYDSSTCDLKNSLSAQTITLTTTLCGSWAGVASTLEQTCPPLTGTNTCYTQYVINDASATYKNAYFEINYVNVFSNASFETNPTSAGQSHSSPGGSQGAAAGGNSTTGGAAPSGSSGAGGASGSGGSASPSSSSKPSWARPVLDTSIGYLAWGAVAAAGIASGMAIAF, from the exons ATGAAGACGGCCACCAcgctcaccgccctcgcggcgctcctccccgccctcgtccaGGCCGGAACCTACCCCATCCTCGACTCGATGAAGGGCGCGAATTTCCT cgacggCTGGAACTTCCCCGTCTCGACTTATGACAACACGACCAA CGGCGACGTCTTCTGGGCCACCCCGCAGAACACGTCCCTCCTCTACCTCAACGACGCGGGCCGTTTCGTCCTGAAGG TCGACAACACGACTTTTGTGCCCTACAACGAGAAGCGTTACGCGCCGACCCTCTTCTCCAAGAAGGCGTACAATGCCAACACGGTCATCGTGTTCGATGCCACGCACATGCCCTACGGGTGCTCGGTGTGGCCTGCCTTCTGGACGCAGGGTGCCAACTGGCCgcatg GCGGTGAaatcgacattgtcgagggCATCAACCAGCAGACCAAGAACCAGATCGCGCTGCACACAGGCCAGATCTGCACCCAGTCCAAGTCGCAGTTCACCGGCACGCCCGGATTTGACAACTGCACGATTGGCGCCAACTACGACGCCGGCTGTGTCGTCACCGACCCGAGCGAGAACTCGTACGGCGCCGGGTTCGCCGCTGCGGGTGGCGGTGTCTTCGTGACCGAGTGGACCGACGCCTTCATCAAGATCTGGTTCTTCTCGCGCGCCAACGTCCCCGCCtcgctcaccgccgacgccaagacCATTGACACGAGCGCGTTTGGCACCCCCGTCGCGTGGTACGACTCGTCGACTTGCGACCTCAAGAACTCGCTCTCCGCCCAGACCATCACGCTCACCACGACGCTCTGTGGCTCGTGGGCCGGCGTCGCCTCGACCCTCGAGCAGACCTGCCCCCCGCTGACCGGCACCAACACCTGCTACACGCAGTACGTGATCAacgacgcctcggcgacctaCAAAAATGCCTACTTCGAGATCAACTACGTCAACGTCTTCTCCAATGCCTCGTTCGAGACCAACCCCACGTCGGCCGGCCAGTCGCACTCATCCCCCGGCGGCTCGCAgggcgctgccgctggcggaAACTCGACCACCGGTGGCGCTGCCCCCAGCGGGTCGagcggtgcgggcggcgcctcgggctcgggcggctcggCCTCCCCCTCTTCGTCGAGCAAGCCCTCCTGGGCCCGCCCCGTCCTCGACACGTCGATTGGCTACCTCGCCTGGggtgccgtcgctgccgccggcattGCCAGCGGCATGGCCATTGCCTTCTAA
- the gls2 gene encoding Glucosidase 2 subunit alpha, which yields MRFATTLALLALIAAPATTAVKKEDFKECAQTSFCRRLRSIAGRQEAAEADKPGSFASPYTVGSAVHTPGIDTGASSWTFPLKSSLYPAISFSLRVDALAGGSVRVRVDEVGSSTKWKRYNETARWALLDAEPALSSTASISTANGVSTLAYGDGLTLEITHSPLKIVQKRNGAPQVVFNERSLFHVEHFRTKPEPMPEAVEGEGAEGDAGAEQVVLAAPETPDRSWFEADDNDLFEERWKQWTDSKPKGPEGFSLDFSFPGSDHVFGLPEHASPLSLPSTVGEGSYYTEPYRLWNVDIFEYLADSPMALYGAVPLLHAHNKQSSVGVLNLVGSETWVDVAHTDAGVKTHWVSESGIVDFLLLPGPRPTDLFKQYADLTGPAQMPPQFATAYHQCRWNYNTQAEVIEVQDKFDEADIPLDVTWLDIEYAEEHRYFDWDKKNFPDPVKMQDEVASKGRKMVAIVDPHVKKQDSFRIYTDSRDQDILIKKADGSNFDGWCWTGSSVWVDFFNPKSWEWWTKMFTFGVWKDSTKALFIWNDMNEPSVFDGPEITMPKDNIHVGGWEHRDVHNINGMMFHNQTQHAITVREADAKRPFVLSRSYFAGSHRYGAIWIGDNLGTWDHLAGETAVFLSNSIAGMSFVGSDVGGFFGNPSHEILVRWYQAGAFMPFFRAHAHIDTKRREPYLFDEPIRGYIRDAIRLRYQLLPTWYNAFHDAATHGYPVIWPQYAYFPEDEGGFAVDDQYYVGDSGLLFKPVVTEGATTTDVYLADNQPYYDYFSDRVYPASAKPRNVTIDTPLEAFPLLIQGGHIVPSRQRVRRASTLMWQDPFTLVVALDRDGGASGQLYLDDGEGYAFEKGEYVHRTLSFKSERYSGTLTSTKAGDNAADNAWAKKIAHVGVERVVVLGFRGLPSSVTVAGKDAEFEFKVAKRGVESSVLVIKNPGVKVTDDWVIEIA from the exons ATGCGCTTCGCTACAACACTagcgctcctcgcgctcatcgcaGCGCCAGCCACGACCGCCGTGAAAAAGGAGGACTTCAAGGAATGCGCGCAGACGAGTTTCTGCCGGCGCCTGCGGTCGATCGCGGGGCGgcaggaggccgccgaggccgacaagccTGGCTCCTTTGCTAGCCCGTACACGGTGGGCAGCGCCGTGCATACGCCAGGCATCGAcaccggcgcgtcgagctggacgtTCCCGCTCAAGTCGAGCCTGTACCCCGCCATCTCGTTCTcgctgcgcgtcgacgcgctcgcgggcggctcggtgcgggtgcgcgtcgacgaggtcggctcGAGCACCAAGTGGAAGCGGTACAACGAGACTGCGCGCTGGGCTTTGCTTGATGCCGAGCCGGCCCTGTCGAGCACGGCAAGCATCAGCACCGCGAACGGCGTGAGCACGCTCGCgtacggcgacggcctcacCCTCGAAATCACGCACTCGCCGCTCAAGATCGTGCAGAAGCGGAACGGCGCCCCGCAGGTCGTGTTCAACGAGCGCAGCCTGTTCCACGTCGAGCACTTCCGCACCAAGCCCGAGCCCATGCCTGAGGCTGTGGAGGgagagggcgccgagggcgacgccggcgccgagcaggtcgtgctcgccgcgcctgAGACGCCCGACCGCTCGTGgttcgaggccgacgacaacgacctgTTCGAGGAGCGCTGGAAGCAGTGGACAGACTCGAAGCCAAAGG GCCCCGAAGGCTTCTCGCTCGACTTCTCGTTCCCAGGCTCGGACCACGTCTTCGGCCTGCCAGAGCACGCGTCCCCGCTCTCGCTGCCTTCgaccgtcggcgagggctCGTACTACACCGAGCCTTACCGCCTGTGGAACGTGGATATTTTCGAGTATctcgccgactcgccgaTGGCGCTGTACGGCGCGGTCCCGCTGCTGCACGCGCACAACAAGCagagcagcgtcggcgtgctcaacCTTGTTGGTTCGGAGACGtgggtcgacgtcgcgcacaCAGACGCGGGGGTCAAGACGCACTGGGTGTCCGAGTCGGGCATTGTCGACttcttgctgctgcctggcCCGCGCCCGACCGACCTGTTCAAGCAGTACGCCGACCTGACGGGCCCGGCGCAGATGCCGCCCCAGTTCGCGACGGCGTACCACCAGTGCCGGTGGAACTACAACACGCAGGCCGAGGTCATCGAGGTGCAGGACAAGtttgacgaggccgacatcCCGCTGGACGTGACGTGGCTCGACATCGAGTACGCCGAGGAGCACCGCTACTTTGACTGGGACAAGAAGAACTTCCCCGACCCGGTCAAGATGcaggacgaggtcgcgtcCAAGGGCCGCAAGATGGTGGCCATTGTCGACCCGCACGTCAAGAAGCAGGACTCGTTCCGCATCTACACCGACTCGCGCGACCAGGACATCCTGATCAAGAAGGCAGACGGCAGCAACTTTGACGGCTGGTGCTGGACCGGCTCGTCGGTCTGGGTCGACTTCTTCAACCCCAAGTCGTGGGAGTGGTGGACCAAGATGTTCACGTTTGGCGTGTGGAAGGACTCGACCAAGGCGCTGTTTATCTGGAACGACATGAACGAGCCGTCCGTGTTTGACGGCCCCGAGATCACGATGCCAAAGGACAACATccacgtcggcggctgggagCACCGCGACGTGCACAACATCAACGGCATGATGTTCCACAACCAGACGCAGCACGCCATCACtgtgcgcgaggccgacgccaagcgTCCGTTCGTGCTCTCGCGCTCATACTTTGCCGGCTCGCACCGCTACGGCGCAATCTGGATCGGCGACAACCTCGGCACATGGGACCACCTGGCTGGCGAGACGGCCGTCTTCCTGTCCAACTCGATTGCCGGCATGTCGTTTGTCGGCTCGGACGTGGGCGGCTTCTTTGGTAACCCGAGCCACGAGATCCTCGTGCGCTGGTACCAGGCCGGCGCGTTCATGCCCTTCTTCCGTGCGCACGCCCACATCGACAccaagcgccgcgagccgtACCTGTTCGACGAGCCAATTCGGGGATACATCCGCGACGCGATCCGCCTGCGCTACCAGCTCCTGCCTACGTGGTACAATGCGTtccacgacgccgcgaccCACGGATACCCCGTCATCTGGCCCCAGTACGCCTACttccccgaggacgagggcggcttcgccgtcgacgaccagtACTATGTCGGCGACTCGGGCCTGCTCTTCAAGCCTGTGGTCACCGAGGGcgcgaccaccaccgacgtctacctcgccgacaacCAGCCGTACTACGACTACTTCAGCGACCGGGTGTACCCTGCTTCTGCCAAGCCGCGCAACGTGACGAtcgacacgccgctcgaggcGTTCCCGCTCCTCATCCAGGGCGGACACATTGTGCCCAGCCGCcagcgcgtgcgccgcgcctcgacgctCATGTGGCAGGACCCCTtcacgctcgtcgtcgcgctcgaccgcgacggcggcgccagcggccagctgtacctcgacgacggagAGGGTTACGCGTTCGAGAAGGGCGAGTACGTGCACCGCACGCTCAGCTTCAAAAGCGAGCGCTACAGCGGCACGCTCACGTCCACCAAGGCGGGCGACAACGCGGCAGACAATGCGTGGGCCAAGAAGATTgcccacgtcggcgtcgaacgcgtcgtcgttctcgGCTTCCGCGgcctgccgtcgtcggtcaccgttgccggcaaggacgccgagtTCGAGTTCAAGGTCGCcaagcgcggcgtcgagagcAGCGTGCTTGTCATCAAGAACCCCGGCGTCAAGGTCACCGACGACTGGGTGATTGAGATTGCCTAG